In Larimichthys crocea isolate SSNF chromosome VI, L_crocea_2.0, whole genome shotgun sequence, one genomic interval encodes:
- the si:ch211-286o17.1 gene encoding hematopoietic progenitor cell antigen CD34 has protein sequence MAASSVQRINGHSKTLAFSLLLIASLLNAGVIAEEEEVVTGTLPTVKADAYVRGDMIPMTTTAPELDEPQGQVLVLPTVGPLEQTEQTTAATATEDKGDDNNSGPAAPIEATDDNSAFTVVGYTDILKLFQPETPASIPAFIPARGDGPNNVPQPVPKEDVICVTKEAVQDKNAVSLKLKASSNCEETKVKFESVLQELCGEDCKLEIFQEDNSDKILVSGKYVEADVAGMADKFNNDNIKDKTDVEEAVPRWGKNSKLVLVSLLLTGLLLAALLVAGYYLKTHRKKSKGVRLAESFQVDEENQANTLVSVAPLPQEPIDKPTVNGESPAENGTNPAPTTNGHSASQTPVADTEM, from the exons ATGGCAGCATCATCCGTACAGAGAATAAACGGCCACAGCAAAACGTTGGCGTTTTCTTTGCTTCTCATCGCCTCACTCTTAAATG CAGGAGTCatagcagaggaggaagaggttgTCACAGGGACGTTGCCAACTGTGAAAGCAGATGCATACGTACGAGGTGACATGATTCCAATGACTACTACAGCTCCCG AGTTGGATGAGCCACAAGGCCAAGTCCTGGTTTTACCTACTGTGGGACCTCTAGAACAAACTGAACAGactacagcagcaacagctaCAGAAGACAAAGGAGACGATAACAACAGTGGCCCTGCAGCTCCAATAGAGGCAACTGATGACAACTCTGCGTTCACAGTTGTGGGATATACTGATATACTCAAATTGTTCCAACCAGAAACCCCAGCATCTATACCAGCATTTATACCAGCCAGAGGAGACGGCCCCAACAATGTACCACAG ccgGTGCCAAAGGAGGATGTTATCTGTGTCACCAAAGAGGCGGTCCAGGACAAAAACGCTGTCAGTCTAAAACTCAAGGCCTCCTCCAACTGT GAAGAAACCAAAGTGAAGTTTGAAAGTGTTCTGCAGGAGCTGTGTGGTGAAGACTGTAAACTAGAGATCTTCCAGGAGGACAACTCCGACAAAATTCTTGTATCCGGAAAGTATGTTGAAG CTGATGTTGCCGGCATGGCTGACAAgttcaacaatgacaacatcaaaGATAAG ACCGATGTGGAGGAGGCTGTTCCTCGTTGGGGGAAAAACTCTAAGTTGGTACTCGTTTCCTTGCTGCTGACCGGCCTGCTGCTGGCTGCACTGCTGGTAGCTGGTTATTACCTCAAGACCCACCGCAAGAAGTCTAAAGGAGTCAGACTG GCTGAATCTTTCCAGGTAGACGAGGAGAACCAGGCCAATACCCTGGTGTCTGTGGCTCCCCTGCCCCAGGAGCCCATCGACAAGCCAACCGTCAACGGCGAATCCCCAGCAGAAAATGGGACCAACCCTGCCCCCACCACTAATGGACACTCTGCCAGCCAGACCCCAGTGGCTGACACAGAGATGTGA